A segment of the Mastacembelus armatus chromosome 7, fMasArm1.2, whole genome shotgun sequence genome:
ATAAGATTAACAAGAGCCACTTGGATTGTTTTATGTCTGTCATGATCTCTGTGACAAAGAACATAACTGCTTTCAGTACTAGTGGTGTGTAGTCAAGAATGCTACCAAAGAAAAACCTCAACAGTACTTTTAATTTATACAGTAATGCATGCCAATGTCCAGTGGGATGATCTACTCCATATATGGTGTCTGTGGTATTAACTTTATAAAATGTATCATTCTTGAGTTAACAAGAAGAATCAATTTCCAGCCCATTAATTCATTGGTCAGAAAGGATTTTTCATAGCAATCTTTTTTGTGCATGCTGGAAAGTTCCCTCACtaatatgtaaatgttttataaaggTGTTACAAAGTCTAACTGTACTGTAAGTACAGAGTCACAGATACCAGCACCGTGACATAATAGAGTCCTACATACCATGTACCATGGTGGCAGGActtcataaaaacataacagtcattgcagctttaattaaaatgaatttaattttagTGTGGTAACATTACAGAATGTATTTCTCTTTGTCAGCCTACCTTCAACATGGGGGCCTGAGGGAGACTGCAAGAGAGGTTATACAGCTGCCTCACAAATGATCTCAGCTCCTCCACGGTCAGCTGGCTCCGTGATTTCACACTACCACACCGATACCTGGGGAGGCAGTCCGGTAAATTAAACCATTTACCCCTTTAAGGCACTGATGCTATTTCCTGACTAATCTATACACTATAGCTATAGCAGAGTATTAGTATTAGTTCCCAGGAATAGTGTTACCTGGTCTGCCTCTTGCCATTCAACAGCTGCTGTGCCACTGAGGAGCACTTCTCCGCATCCTGTGTGACCAGGCGTAGCCGACGCAGAAGATCATTGTCGGGGAACAGCCTGGACTCTGATTCAGCAAGAAGAGAGCGAAAGACTGGCAGGCCTGAGGAGAGAACACCTGGTCAATCAGTCTGACCAATCACATTCAGAGTTTAAATAACTTAACACAATGCTGATCAGCTCATAACTTAGTGCAGCTACATGGTGAAGCTGCTTTCCAATATTTGCTAGGGAAAGGCCCACACCACTGCTCTTGCAGTTAGAGCAGTCGATCAGTAAATCGTGTGTGTATATAACTTAATGACCACCATTTCCCAGCTAAAGCAACACAATAAAACTCTGAGCCCACACTAGATTttcaatcattttaaaattgcaAAACATGGAAGATTTGAAATTTGTGATTCCCTCCTGGTCCAGTGACTTCTTAATTTGGGATGTTTGGAAACTCAAAAAGGACACATATATTCCCCATCATACTGAATTCAAGACACCAAGACCAAGGTGAAAGTGGTGctgagcagaagaagaagaagaagaaggaacaGGCTCAATGGCTCATGTGCCCCAGACAAGAACACCAGAACACTGGAACAGATAGAAGCTACACCATGTAGTTGTAATAAACACCAAACTGTGCTGGTGTGGATGAGGCAGATAGTAGGTATTTGGCTTAAGTCTATAAACCACTTGTATGTCCCATCAGTGCTTTGTCGTCTTATTTTGCTCTTGCCTcttaccttttttcttttccaatttAGCCTCCAGAGTCTCTGTCACACGGGAAGCCCATTCATCATAGAGCTCAGCTCTGTGCTTCACCGCTTTCATCATTGGAAACAGATCATCCAGTGTGAATCTGTAACTGCAGGAGTGAGTAAAAGTAGAAGTTCAGTACACAGTGAGAATGAAACACATAAGTCTACCTCAAGAGAACTATAATTTACAGtgataaaatgcagttttaaccACCACTTAATCGGATCCTGTGGGACTTACTTCAGTGTGTAGTTGGTGATGGGGCAGGAGCAGAGGTCGTTGATGTGGTACAGACAGACCAGCACTCCGGGGCTACAGGGGCAGGTTATGGCAGACAGGTAGCAGGTGGTTCTGCACTTGGCACACTGTCGCTCATCATCCTGGAGGTGATCGAATTTGGCCTCTTTGAAATGTAACACCCCCTGAAGGTGTAGACAACAACAAAGGTGTTAGAAGTAAACTCCAGTAAAGCACAGACTCAACAGATCTTTTTATAAGGTGTCAGACATACAATTGCTGTAATGACAACCTAAAACCTTTATTGGCGGTTAACAAAGCTTGCTTCATTTTGCAGAAAGGTAACTGTGTGCACAACCTGTCTATATTTAgactatgaaaataaaataaaatggcatGTTAACATGATAATGAGCACTATCCTaccattttcttcattttctctctcagttcCTGCTCTTCCCGGATCATGTCAACCATGTCCTTGTGGACAGCTGAGGCCAGGACCACATTGAGTGTGTCTGCTTTCAAGGCCATGTTGCACACCATCTCATCATGGGAGAACACATTGTACCGGTGCAGCATACGATAGTGGTCAACACACTGTCTGCCAAGGGGCATCTGGCATCAGATAAAGGAAAGCAATGGGTTGTAAGGATAGTGCATGTCAGTTCAACTGCAATCCAGTTTCAGACGAGTGGTTGTTAATGCATAAAATTCAGAGAAACTTTTATGACTGAACTCAGCAAAATGTCACCAGTTTGtgcttttcaaatatttttttgttttttactcttCTGTGACAGACCAACTCAATTAACTGACAAAACAATGTGTGACATCTGTGATGAAAAATGTCATTAGTCACTTACAGCTCATATTGGTGCCCTTTGTCAACACACAATGCTTGTTGAGACATGTTATTGAAAcaaatctaaattgcccataggagtgtgtgtgtgtggttgtttgtctttgtgtgtctatatgtggccctgtgatggactggtgacctgtcctgaCTGTACCCCTGCTTTCCACatgaaaaagagctgggataggctccagcagatcgctgtgaccctggttaaggaataagtgggtatagaaaaaatggatggaaggatggatgttGTTGAAACAACAACAAGTGATATGTACCCAGTCCACAGTGCAGAAATTGACCGCCTCAGCAAAGTTGAAGCCCTGATTGAAGCCACTGTGGTAGGCTCTGGGGAAGGTGATGACAAACTCACCAGCACACTGGTTTGTTCTGTAAATCTTAAGCAGAGGGGGGACAAAAGAAGATAATTCATGCTCCTGTTAAAAGACCAGCTACCCCCtccataaaaatattaaaataaaaacacatactgGGACTCCGTGGGTCATCAGGGTGTTGGGGTTCATAATGGTGacaagctggtggagcagaTCAGGCTGAGACTCAAACAGCTCTGGGGCCAGTTTCTTCATTACCCCTTCCAGCCGTTCTGCAGCAAAACCAGGAGCTCCATACCAGGTTTTGGGTTCTCCCCTTTAAgtaaataacataaacacaaagtttAGTTCTACTGCACCAAACATGAGCAGCAAATTAAATCTAAACCAGATTTTGGCAGCACCAATGGAGGAAGACTAAGAAAACAGCTCTACTTTAGAATCAGCAGATATTTTACCAGTGCAGGTAGTTGATGGAGTAACTCCAGTGATCCTCAATGTGCcagcagaaggaggagaagcaCATGCCAACATAAAGCCATGGGAGTGTCATCCCACAGATGTCAGCTGTCACATGAGTCAGTACTGAAGGCTTCATCATTGCCAGGTTGTTGAGGTTCCAGCCACATTTGAGATATTTCTGCGAGAGAGGCGACAGTCAGACCAATAACACAAATCATTGTGCCATACAGAGTCGGGCAATGTCTGAAGTTTTTAATGTCTTCTTCAGAGGTATTTTCAGAGGATCGGTTCACCTCATCAGCTGGGGAAACCTTAATTTTTCCATTTGGAATGGGAAATCCGCTCCCAAATTCCTTTGATGCAATATCTGCTCCATATTCTACGGTAACATCTTCGTCAATGGCTCCAACCAAACGCCAGAATTCTttctccaccagctctgtgGGTACCATctgtaaaacacatgaaaatgacatttcaattgttttttgttttaaaaaccaCACAGAGACTGGCAGATATATTTTGAGACTATTTCTGCTTACATGAACTGGCATGTTGAAGTAATCTGATTTGAAAGCATCAGCCATTTGCCCAAATGCTCTCAGGGAATAGTCTCTGTATGCTTGCTCAAAGCCGAATGCCTCATGAGGTTTGTTGCATTCCTGTGggtaagataaaaaaataaatacataaaaataaaaataactcaaCAAATATGTTATACATGTTTTAATCACCTTCCTGGACAATtctatttttcctcttttatatttatctttttttacaTACACTCTATTAAAAGTAAGCAGGTTTGCTGTTTTGCTAACAGCTCATTAAAAAAGATTCAGTATGCATCATGTTAATCCAGACTTCGCAGCAAGTCCTCACCTGAGCCAGACACTTGGGACACCTCCAGTCTCCTCTGGGGACGTCGGATAGAGGAGGTATCAGGCAGAAAGTGTGGTAGCTATCGTCACAGCCGTCACACAGCAACAGACGGTCTTCATCTCCCCCACTGTTacacaccagacacacaacCAGGTCCACCTGGAGCGCGAAAGGAGTTTGTGATGACTCTGTTTCAAAGCCATGACTACTCATAAAATAACAACAACTATCTGTAAAGCTATCttgtattcagacccttttcaATGCACATATGTATTACATATATAAAATGTCAATTGGcattattttgattattatacaccaagctaaaactaatgcagtccaTTGAAACATGTCCTTCATGAAAGCATGATATTCAGTTTTTGCTGACAGTACTTCAAAGAGGTGTTGATCAGCTGTATGATCATTTTCAAGGATGTTGTTTGTactgctgttgaactgtatGAATGGGgtgggtaaaaaaaacaactgccaACTGAGTGTATTCTTGGAAatgtttttggaaaatgtgaatCTCCAGCACAAAGTATTGTGTTATGTAATATACAATGTAccacaaacagcaaatatattttataccACAAGGTTATTGTATATTGATTAGGCTGATAATGCATTAGACTAGCCTATAAATGTTTGATCAAGAATTTATCAGCTTACACAAACAGCTTTCTACTCACTGGACTTGGAGGCACCAGGGGTAGAATTTTCTTGTACCGTGACTTGGATTTGTCAGCTTCAATGATTGGCTCTTTCATTTcaactgtttcctgtttcactgAGATGGGAATTTCTTTTTCTGCAAGACAATAGGAAACATTATAAACATCAATACCAAATGTAGCACTTATTCAGAACTAGAATTTCTACactaaataacaaaacactttatttaaacCCCCTATTCATTATTTGAAGGTTGAATGTATAATATTTAGTGATCTACTAGAATATAGTAATGAAATATAGCATTCATaaacatgttgtcattagtgtgtaatcatcAGAAAAAACCAAccactgcattttcttcatCTTACAGTGAgacttttaaatctacatagggagcgggtctcctttcacggaCGCAGACATGTTgagctgccatgtttctacagtagcccagaatggacaaaccaaacagtgGCACTAGACAGCAAAccgttttttgttttaaagtgatgCCCTCTGTATCCTCGCTTCTGCCTGGAAATGTGGGGCGAGGGAGTGCTTAAAAGGTTATATTCTGGAATCTCACTATTAGATaacactaaatctttcacattttatatattgCACCTTTAAGCAGTATCAAAATGTAATAAGTGGTTTCTAACCCAGTGGAATTTAAGTAGATATATAGGCTACTTCATATTAGGCTTAAGTATTTAAacctaaaatattttatttttattacacttGTCTTTTACAAGACTGTAATATAGATTATGCTCCAGAGTGCTTACTGGAGGAGTTATagttacattaaaatacattaatagATTTATTCTTATAATAACATTAGAGCCAATTACAAACTATTAACTATATTTGATatacaaatattcatatttgttATAAAAGCTAAATAGTGGAGGTGAAAGTAAAGTGTTGCTTTAACTACTAACTAACTACTGTTCACTCTGGAATGTGGAGTCTGACCTGGCTCTGGTTTGGCAACAAAAGACCCCATCCTCCGGCGCAGGTTTGGCCTGTTCTCGCCAGGCTCACCTGGTTCCATCTTCACACAGATGGTCTGCAGAAAAAGTAAGAAGCGAAACAGTGAGCAGCCAAAAGCTACAAAATTTTGTGATGGGCGCATGGAAATGTGTTATGAACATATTAAACAGTAATAGTAAATCTTGGGTGTGTGGTTCTCTTCAGCAGCACCCACCTCACACTTCATGCGTTTGGCTCTGCGTGCACTGGGGCAAGTGTCTGGCATCTGAGCAGGCTGCCTCTGAGGCTGGTCCTGCAGCTTGTGCTCCTTGGCGTCCCGGCTATCCATGCTTCCAGTGTTCTCCACTGTCTGGATTGGCTTCTGAACACACTGGAGGAAATAATATGACAGTTAAAACTATACCTTACTGACTTTCAAAAAGCTTGCGTGGACCTACATGGAAATACCTCTATGCCCAAATGCAGTTATCAATAAgatttcagtgaaatgttttttacagctttttatttgaaaatgtaaacacaggaaaaataGATTTAAGAGTCTAAAACAAGTAGTACAACCGTACAACAGCCTACATTTACTTAAATGATCATTACTTTAATTTACcagcagtaataaaaataaatagaaaccTGACATGAAAAGTAAGACCGAGCATCAGCAGATACAAAATACTGGGACATATTCTATCAAAGGTAATATTTTGTATACAACTTAACCGGCCAGAAGAAGGATGTGGTTAGTTGCAGTTTTTTCACACCACACATAGGGAGCACAGAGAGTGAAGAGGAACATGCCAGTCAGAAGACGAAAGGCAGGTTTAAGCTGAAGCTATTGTGTACAGGAAATGATTAGCTGACTTTCAGGAGTTGCTTTTGAATTAGCAGGTTAATTaattacagaacagaaacagagaaaacaacgTTTGAAGTGATACATAATTACGTTTGTCACCTAAGTGCTGCCTGCCGTCTGTCACAGAAACATCAATATTGTACTTCTACATTTGTCACAAGGTTATGTGAATTGTGGACTGCACTGCAGAGGTGAAGATCACGTTCTTGAGCTGAACATTGAATTAAAGCTGTTCTAAGAGGGGCTAAAATAACAATGCCATTTTTGCAAATATTACAAAACTATTATGAAATATCATTGTATAACATACAGACGGATCGAAACATGCATTTTGTTAATAGTGAGGCCAAGTGGCTTCTTGGCTGTGACACAAACATACCTTTTCAAGTTCAAGATCAGCCTCCAAACGCATCAGTTTGTAAGCTGGTTCTGGCGCCTGAGGCAAGAGAGAGCTATGGTAATTAAACAATTTAGAGTGACCTGTTTAAGAGGTCACACAGCACCAGTCTAATAATGACTGTCCTTTCTTCTAAGATATTATGAAAAATTAAGGTGAAAAGCCTAATAAAAGACATCAACTGTCTATTAATCAGACAACAATTAACTTAATACAATCTTTGTTTCTATTTATCTTTGTAGTTTTAATATTGACTCAAATCTTTTACAGGACTAGTGGCTTCAAATTCAAAGCAATGATTTAGCATAACACATTAGTACTtcaatgaattttaaaataactgGTAGTAAAGAAATGTATTGATATGTATGGATAAGCATTATTAGGGCTTTGTTTACAGATGAAGCACACAGCAAAGTTAAAGGACATCACAGAGAGGTCCGTCCTGTCAAAGCTCACACTGAAAGCACAAAAATGACTTACCCACCTAAATCAACAAgaagtttagttttatttcattaaaacactCAAAACATATCAGCACACGAGGCTGAGGGGACAGACAGTGATACCATCTCTACTGTGGTTTGCCATTTTAAATGGATGAAGACCGTTTCACAACTTAAGTGCGTTGGCATATAAGTAGTGATACAATCATGCAGAGGCGGTTCCCTGGAAAGACTACTACACTGACATGACTCATTTAAATGAGGAATTTCATGTGTCTCCTTTCTGGTAACAGCCTGTTGCTTTGTGAATGTATGGGCTAGTTTTCCGGTGGTTGAGGGATTGTATTTTGTAAGAGACCCTGGGATTTTCAGAGAGGTGAAGCTGAGCCGGCCCCTGATTACAGGTGACCACTTGGTTATTACCTTTTGGCAACGATAAGATTggtgaaaattttaaataaatcacttGTGACAGTGAAGAATTTCTgcatggataaaaaaaaaggctcagACAAAATAACTGTGTATTTCCCTCTTGTGTTGATAGAATTagtttgtacaaaataaaatggaatttaTTTATGATTTGAGCCCCTCTTTTTTTGTGCTTTGGATGTTTGCACCGAAAGCACAACCACTATTATAagcatttctttgtgtgtatcGTCAGGAACAAGACATCTTGTTATACTGATGAATGGCTCATACTCACCAGCAGGTTCGCTCCACTCTGAAAGAGATTGTAGGGGTAAAGGATTTTCTCATAATGCCCTCGCAGGTGTGAGCCCACAGCTTTGCCAGGTGCGAAGCCCATTTGTAGTGCAATCTTGGTCCATCGCCTATCCCGACAGACAGTGTCAAATCCACCCTCTTCTGCTACCAGCTGAAATGAGAGTGATGGTATGAAATGTttattctacacacacacaaacagttaaaaaaaagaatatatatataaaagaatatatatatatatatatatatatatatatatatatatatatatatatatatatatattcacatataATGTGCAGTGAATCGATTTTCAACCTTATTTAGCTTATATAAATCCAATATCTTCCTCTCCACATGGGGAATCTTCAGGGTACATCCCTGAAAATCCCAGAATTTGGCAATCTGATCCAAGAAGTTGAGCTTGACTCTGGTCTGTgcctgagagaaaaaaaaacaaacaaaaaacataagaaatgaCAACAGTCATTTATAACGCAATTAAAGAAACCAAGATAATTGTGCTAATAATTCAATTGTGCTATTTAACCTGTTACATAACATTGTTACAAGGTTTTATTAACATGACTGTTTATTGTTGCATGATTATTGTCACTGTAGCTTGTGTAGGTCTAGTAAACGCATTAAGAAGGTAAAATTATGCCAATGAAATGTGCAGCTTTGCAGTAGAGACAGTCGAATTATCACAACCTCACTAGACAAACTCACCTCCAGTTCATTAAGCCTCTGTATCCGAGGAACAAAGTGAAGTTTGTCCACATCACAAGCAAACGGGGGCTGCCAGCCctaaacagcaacaaaaaaacatatgaagaCCGTCATCCATGTAGccaaaacctgtttttgtttgttaccaCCTTTGGCTTAACTAAATTGAAAGTATGCAGGTGAGGCCTATGACTACATGTCTGCAGGTTTTTAACTTAAGGGTTAGAATGAGGTCTGGCAGGAAAACAACTGTGCTGATAGTGAAGGAACACCATGATCCTTTTTAGTTTATAGCTCACAACATCAGTAAATATTTGCGTCCCTATCAAACACAACCTGGCATGTATACTATCTTACAGATAGAGATCCAGTGTTTTAAAATCAGTAGCCAACATCCTCCCCACTGGCACACAAAATGGCCAGATGGAAGATTCACTCGCCAACCCAGCTTACCACAAAGCCAACATGGAGGACAACACCCTCAACACAAGCTCCTACAGGAACTGGTGCTCATCTTCAAGACACCATAATAATGGGCACAACAACTATCATGAATTGTAATAGGCCGAGTTCAAAACCCGACGTGGGAAGCCACAACTTGTTATTTAGTTGTAATAATGGtctttttaacaaaacacaccaatGTATCTACACTCCTTGTTTGTCAACGCGTTAATAGAAAGGGAATATTTAGCTTTGTTCgtgaagtaaaaacacacaggtgcagTTTGGTTGGTCATTAAAAACTAGAAGTGATGgttctctcacactcacacacacacacacacacacacacacacacatatattgaaacacaaacgcacacacacacacacactcagactgaaacacacagggACCCATCACGATACTCGTCAGCCAGTAACCCATCGCTAATTGCAGGCTGTCAGGACATTTGGGGCGAAAAGACGCAGGCTTGCTAACATCCATGCCAGTCTTATGATCATCACTATGCACAATGGCTTCCGCATAGAGCCGAGCGCTAACCGTGACAGGTCGGCTGTTAGCCTGCTAGCTGCTCAATGACCGGACCCCGAGCCTCGGTTGCCACACGGTGGACCGGACCCTTAGCCGCGTTTCATACATTCACACTCTAACCCTGCCGCTGACACGCTCGCCGCCGGGTAAACCCGCCGACGAGAGTCTACACACCGAGGACCAGCTCGCTGTCGCGGCACAAAGAATGAGCCTAGCCGTGCAGCCGCCATGTTGAGCCGTCCCTTTAAATCCCGGGTCCATCGACACCGTCTCGACCAGCTCAGCATCCGCGGGCTCTGCCGTTTCACCCACATTTATCGCACTCACCGGGGGCGGCCGGACTTTGCAAATTCCCGTTTTTTCGGCGATGGGACGGATCTTATTGATGAAGGCATAAGGATCTCCAAATTCTTCCCAGCTTGGCTCGAAGACCGGGCACTCAGGAGGAGGCTTGAACTCGTCCGGCCGAGGCTGGCTCATCGTTTCGGACGGACCCGGTGGTGGTTCAGACAGGAcgggtacagagagaacagactAGCGTCGTGTGAGGGTTCACCCGGAGCGTTTTGCTTCTTATTATCCCGTCTGTTCACCGTTAGACTCGGTGGCAGCCAGTCGACATCAACACGAGAGGAGGCAGCTTATAgtcacacactaacacacacatacacacacagtgagggGAATGTTCCAAGGCAGTGAGCACGTCCGCTCAAAAAACTAGACACCAGCAGTTCTTATTAATGCCAAGCTGATTTCTCACTGCACACACAGCCTGGTATTATTTCAACTTCTTCACCAGTATCTGCAGCTAAATGTGGTTTCCATAGTTCTCAGTGCTCTgatggaataaataaatatttatagtgTTTTTTATTACAACCCATCTTAGATAAACGCGttatattgtcattttttaatcttctcaaggctttaaatatata
Coding sequences within it:
- the kdm5bb gene encoding lysine-specific demethylase 5B-B — encoded protein: MSQPRPDEFKPPPECPVFEPSWEEFGDPYAFINKIRPIAEKTGICKVRPPPGWQPPFACDVDKLHFVPRIQRLNELEAQTRVKLNFLDQIAKFWDFQGCTLKIPHVERKILDLYKLNKLVAEEGGFDTVCRDRRWTKIALQMGFAPGKAVGSHLRGHYEKILYPYNLFQSGANLLAPEPAYKLMRLEADLELEKCVQKPIQTVENTGSMDSRDAKEHKLQDQPQRQPAQMPDTCPSARRAKRMKCETICVKMEPGEPGENRPNLRRRMGSFVAKPEPEKEIPISVKQETVEMKEPIIEADKSKSRYKKILPLVPPSPVDLVVCLVCNSGGDEDRLLLCDGCDDSYHTFCLIPPLSDVPRGDWRCPKCLAQECNKPHEAFGFEQAYRDYSLRAFGQMADAFKSDYFNMPVHMVPTELVEKEFWRLVGAIDEDVTVEYGADIASKEFGSGFPIPNGKIKVSPADEKYLKCGWNLNNLAMMKPSVLTHVTADICGMTLPWLYVGMCFSSFCWHIEDHWSYSINYLHWGEPKTWYGAPGFAAERLEGVMKKLAPELFESQPDLLHQLVTIMNPNTLMTHGVPIYRTNQCAGEFVITFPRAYHSGFNQGFNFAEAVNFCTVDWMPLGRQCVDHYRMLHRYNVFSHDEMVCNMALKADTLNVVLASAVHKDMVDMIREEQELREKMKKMGVLHFKEAKFDHLQDDERQCAKCRTTCYLSAITCPCSPGVLVCLYHINDLCSCPITNYTLNYRFTLDDLFPMMKAVKHRAELYDEWASRVTETLEAKLEKKKGLPVFRSLLAESESRLFPDNDLLRRLRLVTQDAEKCSSVAQQLLNGKRQTRYRCGSVKSRSQLTVEELRSFVRQLYNLSCSLPQAPMLKELLNRIEDFQQHSEKVLADEVPSVVEIQSLLDVSFDFDVELPELPRLRVRLEQARWLEAVQQAHIQPATLTLETMRRLIDQGVGLSPHPSVEKAMARLQELLTVSEHWEDKASSLLKARPPHSIETLNAVAEKASGIPAYLPNCLLLKDTIRKAREWLQEAEELQASGSIPMVDSLSDVVLRGQAIQVQLEPLDKLESLIAQVQEWKGSAAATFLQKDSTLSLLEVLCPRCEVGNVGSPKRKPKKGKDSPKSNKKRTPRLNTLSDVEKALSETKDSTSAMATLEELRVREMEAFSNLRAVNESKLLPTADCMDLKVCVCQKAPMGAMLQCELCRDAFHSVCVREVTDSCETQPWLCTQCQQSEKPPLDKVLSLLASLRCIGVRLPEGEALHYLVERTVQWQHRAQHITETCNLPELEERPGSPPTLTRWVSGSHEAHSNTQAPCLTPELNRTHHAQTVFYTEQRCIPLQGLSRELDKLMVEGLLLQVSVPEVQSLYHILLEGASSRHRDRCTPPPESTDCDKHMLFNSQGKNLPLNQDGVNSMRETVTGSEKKAKRPLEREGLNVEHRVKDKKHSHKRQKINRKSLQHRPTSSSSFPHSDFSQSDDSDEEMAVCPAESCQLPAGDEVDWVQCDGSCNQWFHQVCVGVTPEMAEKEDYICVRCTLSDGHMRK